The Argiope bruennichi chromosome 9, qqArgBrue1.1, whole genome shotgun sequence genome contains a region encoding:
- the LOC129984880 gene encoding uncharacterized histidine-rich protein DDB_G0274557-like, translated as MIAKVVFLAALSAVAYASHHDHHEHHHHHPQPYKFGYEIKDHHGSQHRHEHGDGHHVQGSYGFTDHRGIHREVHYVADKQGFRATVKTNEPGTANQDPAHVKLHSDAHHAHHHHEPHHHGHHHQEHHHHGHHHHGHAKVYHHQGHHHG; from the exons ATGATTGCAAAG GTTGTATTCCTAGCTGCACTGAGTGCTGTTGCCTATGCTAGTCACCATGATCATCATGAG caCCATCATCACCATCCACAACCCTACAAATTCGGCTACGAGATCAAGGATCATCATGGATCTCAACACAGACATGAACATGGCGATGGCCATCATGTTCAGGGAAGCTATGGATTCACAGACCACAGAGGTATCCACAGAGAAGTCCACTACGTAGCTGACAAACAGGGATTCAGAGCCACCGTAAAGACTAATGAGCCTGGAACTGCCAATCAAGATCCAGCTCACGTTAAGCTCCATTCCGACGCTCATCATGCTCACCACCACCATGAACCCCATCATCATGGCCATCATCACCAAGAGCATCATCATCATGGCCATCATCACCACGGGCATGCTAAAGTTTATCACCACCAAGGACACCATCATggctaa
- the LOC129984882 gene encoding histidine-rich glycoprotein-like, with product MISKAFFLIALIAIVYGSHHEHHHHHHSQPYKFGYEIKDHHGSQHRHEHGNGHHVQGSYGFTDHRGIHREVHYVADHHGFRATVKTNEPGTANQDPAHVKLHSNAHYFHHHHEPHHHGHQHHGHHHHGHAHVYHHQEHHGHHQHYGHHHG from the exons ATGATCAGCAAG GCTTTTTTCCTGATAGCGCTAATTGCAATTGTCTATGGCAGTCATCACGAG caccatcatcatcatcattctcAGCCCTACAAATTTGGCTACGAAATCAAGGATCACCACGGATCTCAACACAGACATGAACATGGCAATGGCCATCATGTTCAGGGAAGCTATGGTTTCACTGACCACAGAGGTATCCACAGAGAAGTCCACTACGTAGCTGATCATCATGGATTCAGAGCCACTGTTAAGACTAACGAACCAGGAACTGCCAATCAAGATCCTGCTCAtgttaaattacattctaatGCCCATTATTTTCACCATCATCATGAACCCCACCACCATGGTCATCAACATCATGGTCATCATCACCACGGGCATGCTCACGTATATCATCATCAAGAACATCATGGACATCACCAACACTACGGACACCATCACggttaa
- the LOC129984883 gene encoding histidine-rich glycoprotein-like, translated as MIAKVIFVLALTAVAYASHHGHHEHHHHHHPQPYKFGYEIKDHHGSQHRHEHGDGHHVQGSYGYTDHKGIHREVHYVADHHGFRATVKTNEPGTANQDPAHVKLHSDAHHHHHHEPHHHGHHHHEHHGHHHHGHAHVYHHQEHHGHHPHHGHHHG; from the exons ATGATCGCAAag gttatttttgTGCTTGCTTTAACTGCTGTAGCATATGCAAGTCACCATGGGCATCATGAg CACCATCATCACCACCACCCTCAACCTTACAAATTCGGTTACGAAATCAAAGACCATCATGGATCTCAGCACAGACATGAACATGGCGATGGACATCATGTTCAGGGAAGCTATGGTTATACCGACCATAAAGGAATCCATAGAGAAGTTCACTATGTAGCTGATCATCATGGATTCAGAGCCACTGTAAAGACCAACGAACCAGGAACCGCCAATCAGGATCCAGCCCATGTTAAGCTCCACTCTGATGCCCATCATCATCACCATCACGAGCCTCATCATCACGGTCACCACCACCATGAACATCATGGTCATCATCACCATGGACATGCTCATGTGTATCATCACCAAGAACACCATGGTCATCATCCCCATCATGGACACCATCATGGTTGA